The segment AGGCTACCTGCTTAATCTGGAGTCGAATATGAGACAAGACGGGATAGTAGTTGAAGACATGCATCCGCCCGTTATGGAGTGGATTAGAGATCAAGGAAACGGACAAGTATATGGGTTGACGCCGTACTTTGACACAGAGGTTTTATTTTATAACAAAAAACTGTTCGATGAATTTAATATTTCTTACCCAACGGGCCGGATGACTTGGGGGGGAATTCTTGATTTGATCATGAGGCTTCCAGCCTCCAATCAAGGAGAACGTTTATACGGGTTCTACGTCGGTTTCGAAGGAGATCCCGCTTCTTTATTGGATCGTATAAGCCGGACGAATGGACTATCGTACCTCGATTGGGAAAACAAGAAGGTAACCTACGAAGATCCAAGATGGCCAGAGATTTATTCACTTGTGTCGCGTGTGGAACAATCAGGCTTGCTGTTGCAACATTCGACTATTCAGGAAGAGGGCCAGCAACCGGCAGATCTGTTTAAGCAGAATAAGCTTGCTGTAATGTTTGGTGATTATGGGACATTTGAAAAGCTAAGTTACGAAAGCGACTTGGCGTTCGGCGCAGTGACGCAACCCGTTGCAGAGGATGATCGCTCTGCAGGTTTTCTAAACCTGGAAGAGATCTACTCTGTAAATGCAAATAGCACAAATAAAGATGCTGCATGGACCTTCGTGCGGGCAGTGATGAATCAAAGTGAACCCGGAAAATTGCCGGTGGCCATTAATGCTGTAGCACAACATGATGAACGAGCTGCTGTGTTTTACGAGCTCGATTACAAACGTGAGCATGCGATTAACTTCTGGGAGGTGCCTTTGGCATTTTCCGCTGAAATGAATACGTTGAGAAGAGAATCGCTAGCGAGAATATTAGAAGGAGATCCCATTAATGAGGTTCTGAAGCAACTGGAGTCCGATGGTCAAGCTATGCTTGGATCATTGTCTGGAATCGAGTAAAAAGCCCTCGCGCTTCCTAACGAAGCGCAGAGGGCTTTACTTAAGGACGCGTGTTCACATATGAATCGATTACATACCGAACACTCTCCTAGGATGGGATGAGATAGGAATCTTTAACTCCCCTCCTATACTTCATAATTTTCTCGCATTGACTCCGCATGCGGGTATGGTACAATGACGTCAAATTGTAAACACGTGTTTACAAGCCATGCAGCCAAAAGCAGGCGAAATAGCGGGAGCAAGGAGTGCCCTTATTTGAAGAAGAAAGAGATCAACAGCCATCAGATTGCCCGCTTGGCCGGGGTATCGCGGAGCACCGTCAGCCGAGTCATCAACAATTACAGCAACGTGCCGGCTGAAACGCGTGAAAAGGTGATGAAGGTGATCGAGCAGTACAATTACTTTCCGGACCTATCGGGACAGGTGCTGGCTGGCAAAAAGACGAGGACAATCGGCTTGTTCATGATCGAGGCAGGCCATGTGTCGGGGGATATGATTTCCAATTTCCTGCTCGCCAATGTGGTGGAAACCGCGTCAAGCCAAGGATACTACGTGCTGACCCAAATCATACGCGACAGCCGCGACCCGGAAGCGATACGCAGTGTGAAGGAAAGCTTCTATCAGCGCCGCATAGATGGAGGCCTCTTTATCGGGGCGGCCAATCACGAGCCGATGATTGAGGAGCTGATCGCGGAAGGGTTTGCCGTAGGACTTGTGGATCATCTTCTGCCGGGCAGACAGGAGCCGAACCGGATCGTCTACAATTTTGACAACGCAGGCGGGATCGATCAGGCTATTGATTACTTGGCGAACATGAATCACCGGCATATTGGCGTCATCAAGGGAGATATGAAGCGTCATTCCGGACCTGACAAGTTCAATGGCTTCCTGCTGGCGATGAAAAGACGGAACCTGGCGATACGGCCTGAGTGGGTGTTGGAGGGAGACTTCCACCAGCAAGCAGGCTATGAGGCGGTCGAACGCATGTTGGAAGGGGGAGGCGAGCTGCCTACGGCGATATTTGCAGCGAATGACAGCGTAGCCTTCGGGGCTATCGATGCGCTGCACAAGCGAGGCTTGCGCGTGCCCGACGACATCTCCTTGATCGGTTTCGATGACCATACGCTGAGCGCCCGCATTCAACCGTCCTTAACGACCATTCGCGTCGACTTCGGCGAAGTGATGGGCGGATTGACTCGAGCGTTGATCGCTTATATTGAGCGAGGCGGCGACACGTTCAAGCGGGTGACGGTCGGCACGAAGCTGATTGTCCGCGAGTCATGCCGACAGCTTTCTACCTAAGCGCGTGCTTCTTCCAATCCTTCACAGTATGACGGCAGATGGGGCTATTTCTAGCGCATGGAGCGCAGCACCCTGTTTGATCAGGAAAAGAGGGTTTGGAAGTTCATATAATTGTCATCCTAACTATATAAAGGAGCGATACCGATCATGAGTCAAAATGTATTAGGCACGAACGTTATTACGCAAATCGGCATTTTGGTCAACGACATCGAGAAGACTTCCCAAGCGTATGCGGAATTCTTCGGCGTCGAAAAGCCGAAGTGGTTCTGGACCGACACCGTCGATGTAGCGCAGACGGAATATATGGGCAAGCCTTCCGAAGCGCGCTCCAAGCTGGCCTTCTTCGATATGGGCTCCTTGCAGCTGGAATTGATTGAGCCGGACCAGCATCCGAGCACTTGGCGCGATCATCTGAATGCACACGGGGAAGGCCCGCATCATATTGCCTTTGTCATCGAGGGCATGAAGGAGAAGATCGCGGTCATGGAGGCCAAGGGGATGAAGCTGATCCAAAAAGGCGAGTACACAGGCGGCCGTTATGCATACATGGATACGTTCCCGCAGCTGAAAGTGATGCTGGAGCTGCTGGAGAACGATAAATAACTAAGTGCTCTCTCGTACACACAAAAAAACAAGGAGGAACGACACAATGAACATATTCATTACGGGCGCTAATCGGGGACTCGGTTTTCATTTGGCAGCGTTGTCTCTGGCACAGGGACATCGTGTAGCTGCCGGTGTGCGCAATCCGGCACAACCGGGGGAAGGTCTGGAGAAGCTGGCGCAGCAATATCCCGGAGATCTATTGATTACCGCGCTGGATGTGAAGGATGAGGCGACCGTCCAGCAGGCGGCTGCCGCAGTGAAGGAAGCGTTCGGCCATGTAGATGCGGTCGTCAACAATGCGGGAATCCTGCTGGCGCGCGATCAAAAGCTGGAAGAGTTGTCTCTGGCGGATACGGAAGAGACGTTTCAGGTGAACCTGTTCGGCCCGATTCGTGTCGTGAAGCACATGCTTCCGCTGATGACGGAAGAGGGCGAAAAGGCGATCGTCAATATCAGCTCGGAGGCGGGCAGCTTTAAGAATGCCTACGGCGGAGACTATCCATACGCAGTATCCAAGGGTGCGTTGAATCTGTTCTCGGAGCATGTGCGCCGCTATGTGAAGGATCGCGGCATCCGCGTGTACGCCGTGCATCCGGGCTGGATTCGCACCGACATGGGCGGCGAAAAGGCGCCGGGCGATCCGACTGAGTCTGCGCAAGGCGTGCTGGCGCTGATTGATGGCACGAACAAGGCAGAAGGTGCCGGCATCTTTATTGACCATCGCGGCGAGGCTATGCCAGGGTAATAATTTCGATTAAGCCGGCGCTTGCATAACTAGGAGGGAATGACCGAAATGAAAAGAGTGGTAGCTGTTACCGGAGATTTTTATCATCAGAAAGCGTGGGCGGACGAGTCGCTGCAGCGCGCAGCGCAGCCGCTGATTGACGCAGGGGAAATTAGCCTCGAATTCATAGACGCAGAGCAATTGGTTGCGACGTTGCAGGAAAAGCCGGATGTGGCGATCCTGTTCAAGGAGAATCGGATTAATCCGCAGGACGAGCAGGTCCGCATCTGGATGGATGCGGAAGCCGAGGAGCAGATTGCGAAGTATGTGCGTGAAGGCGGCGCTTGGCTTGGCTGGCATGCCGGGCTGGCTTCCTATCCGGAGGACGGCGCGTATGTGGATATGCTGCGCGGCCATTTCCTGTCTCACCCGGTGGAGCATCAGGTTGTCCGTTACGAAGCGGCCGAGGGCGCCGGCATTGGCGATCCGCAGCAGCCATTCTCGTTCCTCGACGAGCATTATTTCGTTTCCGTTCGGGAAGCGGAGACCGAAGTATTCCTGCGCTCTTCCTCTGTCGACGGCGAATCGATCGGCGGGTGGCGCCATGCGTTCGGCCAAGGGAAGGTGCTGTGCCTGACCCCGGCTCATTTGCAAGACGGATTGAACCATCCGGCATTTACCGAGGTGCTTAGACAGAGCTTGTCCTGGTGCGCGAAGCAATAGCAAGACCTATATCTCCTGTCCGCTGGATGCGGGCAGGTTTTTTTATGGTTTCCCTGCTAGCCGCAAACTGCCTTTCCCCAGGGTTAAAATCTTCTATTCCCGTCCATACTAGGTAATAGAGTCGAGTGCTAGATTCGGTCAGACGCCGGGCGCTGGACGGGCCAAGATAATGGGGAGGTACAGGCGAATGAAGCAAATCATCTTGATAACAGACGGCTGTTCGAATGTTGGGGTGGATCCGGCTGCAGCGGCTGCCCAGGCATACGAGGATGGGATTGTAGTGAATGTGATTGGCGTATTGGACGGCGGCGATTTGGGAGAGCGCGGTGCGGCAGAGGTGGAGCGGATTGCGGCCGCGGGAGGGGGCATGAGCCGATTGGTGCATGCGAAGGATCTCGCCCGCACGGTGCAGATGATGACACGGCAGACCGTTGCACACACGATCCGTCAGGTAGTCCATACCGAGCTGAGCACCATTATGGGCAAAGACACGGATATCGCGGCTTTGCCGCCGGATAAGCGGGCGCAAGTGGTGGAAGTCATGGATCAATTGAATGAGAAAGCGAGTCTTCAAGTAGCGCTGCTGATAGACGCAAGCGGCAGCATGCGCGCCAAACTGCCGGCAGCGGCGGAGGCGGTTCGTGATCTGATGTTGAGCCTTCAGGCCCGCAGAGGAAAGAGCGAGCTTGCGGTATTCCATTACCCGGGGAGCATGGAACGGGTGGCGGAGCTGGATCACGGCTGGTCGGCAGACCTCCAGGGAGCGGATAAGCTGTTTCAAAAACTGAACATGAAGGGTACAACACCGACAGGACCTGCTATAATAGAAGTGTTGAAATATATGGGAGCGTATCAATCTGCCCCGGCTGGCCTCGATGATTTGGAAGAGCAGCCGCTGGAAGCACGTGAGGGATTATTCCGTGACTATATGGTCTAAACAAGATAACGAGCAGTCGGCTTCGGTTCGCCTGTTGCAAAACGATGCGCGTATCCGGGGCATATATAATGAAAGAACGTATCGCGTAGAACGTTTGTTGGGCGAAGGAGCGAACGGACGTGTATACTTGGTGTCTGCAGGACGGAAGCGGCTGGCTGCCCTGAAACTAGGCTACGACGCAGCCAGCTTGCAGTCGGAAATTAATTTGCTTAGTGCGCTCAACCGTAAGGACAAGCCTTATCTGCTCGATGCAGATGATGCGGAATTGGGAGGCCTTCGCTATCCCTTCTATGTCATGCCTTATATTGAGGGCGTCAGGGTAACGGCTTTTATCGCCAAGCGCGGGCGGGACTGGACCTACATCTTGCTCAGGCAGCTTCTTGCCAGGCTGGATGAGCTCCATCGCCAGGGCTGGGCGTTCGGCGATGTAAAGCCGGAGAACATTCTTGTCTCCGAAAGCGGCCGGGCGACACTGGTAGATTACGGCGGGGTAAGCCGGTTCGGGGATTCGGTTCGCCAGTTCACCGAGCTGTACGATCGCGGTTACTGGAATGCAGGCAGCCGCACAGCTGAAGCTTCCTACGATATTTTTGCGGTGGCCGCGCTCGGGCTGCGACTGCTGGCCGGGTACGAGCGCTTCGACGCCAGGGCCAACCGCATTCCCCAGAACCGGTGTGCGGAAGATCTGGTGACACTGGCACGACAGACGCCTGCCTGCAAGCCTATCGCGCCTTTTTTGGAGAAGGCTATACAAGGACGATACGACTCGGCTGATGCGGCACTGCAGGAGTACCGGCAGCTGCTGTTGAAATGGGGAGGGCTGAAGGCGCTGGAACCGCTCCATCTGCCTTGGCTGACGGCGGCCTTCATCAGCTCGTTTGTTGCGTTTGTATCCGTGCTTTGGCTGGTATTGAACTAGCTGAACGGGTGCGTACGGACGTGAATTGGACCCAGTGATGGAAGAGGAGCGGGTCTTGAAGTTGTTCTCTGCTTTCGTGGATACTACGGATGGGGTGTAGACGATGGGGCAGCTGCTTGCACAGCTGAGAAGGACAATCGAAGAAGAGAACCTGCTGCAGGCGGGTGAGCGTATCGTTGTCGCGGTATCCGGGGGGCCTGATTCGGCGGCCCTTTTGCATGCCCTGGAAGCCCTGGCCCGCACGTATCAATGGCAGCTAGCTGCGGCTCATGTGGATCATGGCTTTCGCGGAGAGGAATCGCTCAGTGAGGCGGATTGGGTAGAGGCGTTCGCCGGACAGCTTGGCATCCCCTGTTTTCGCACACAGCTGAATATGCCGGGAGAGCTGAAGCAGCATCCGGGTAATGCGCAGGATCGGGCACGCGAGCTCCGTTATGCATTTTTGGTCGAAACAGCGAATCAATGGCGGGCAGGCAAAATCGCGTTGGGCCACCACGCCGATGATCAAGCTGAGACCGTTCTGATGCGCCTGCTGCGCGGAAGCGGCAGCCACGGATTGGCCGGCATGCCGATCAGACGAATGGAGAAAAATGTGGAACTCGTTCGACCTCTGCTGCGTATATATAAAGCAGAGCTTGTCAGTTATTGCCGGGAGCAAGGCATCGATTACCGAACGGATTCCAGCAACAGCAAGCGGATCTATACGCGCAATGCAATCCGGCTCGACGTGCTCCCTGCACTTGAGGATTTCAGTCCGGGGGCGGCGCAGAGCCTGAATCGAACCGCAATGATTCTGGGTGATGAAGATGCCTACTTGAAGCAGCTGACAGAGGAGCTGTTCGCGGAGATGACCACGGTAGAATCAGGCTTCATCCGCCTGTCAGCCAGCCGCTTGGCTGCGCTGCACCCAGCTTTACAAAGAAGATTGATTCATCTAATATTAAGTTATCTTTCGGGGGGAGACGATGCCGTCACGTTCAGGCATATCGAGCAGGTGAGGCATGCGGTACGCCAGCATGCTGCGCCGAATGCCCGGTTCGAGCTTGCCGGAAGCATTCGGCTGGAGCGGGACTATGATGGGCTGTGCTTCACTACGGCACAGGCGAAGACCCCGGCGGCCTATGAGTATGAGATTCATGCGCTGCCGGCAGTCGTGCAGGTTGCGGAAGCCGGAATTGCCATGCAATTGGAGCGGATAACGCTTGAATCGAATGAACCTCGACAGGCGCTGTCAGGGGGCGGCATGGAAGAGGCATGGCTGGATGCGGAGCGGCTGCATATGCCCTTGATTGTCCGCTGCAGGAAGCCGGGCGACCGGATGCGGATTCAGGGATTAAACGGCAGCAAAAAGGTAAAAGATATGTTCATTGACGCCAAAATACCCGTCTCCGAACGAGAGACCATGCCGCTTGTGACGGATGCCGAAGACAGGGTGCTTTGGATTCCGGGATTGCGCCGATCCGACGTAGCCCTCGTTTCCGACCGAACCCGGTCCGTAGTACATATCCGCATAAGCAGCATCATATAATATTAGAACCAACGCTAGGAGGCCCCTGCATTGCTCAATGACATTGAAGAAGTGTTGTACAGCGAAGAACAGATTCAAGCCAAGGTGAAGGAACTGGGGGAAGTGATCAGCCGCGATTACGAAGGGCGGAATCCGCTCGTGATCTGCGTGCTGAAGGGCGCCTTTATGTTCCTTTCTGATTTAGTGAAGCGTATTGAAGTGCCGCTTGAGGTTGACTTCATGGCGGTGTCCAGCTACGGGAATTCCACCAAATCGTCCGGCGTTGTCAAGATTATCAAGGACTTGGACGTTACGGTCGAGGGTCGGGATGTGTTGATCGTCGAGGATATTATTGACAGCGGTCTTACACTAAGCTATCTCGTGGATGTGCTCGAAAGGCGCAACGCGCTTTCAGTCAAGATCGTGACGCTGTTTGACAAGCCTGCTCGGCGTACGGTTGGTCTGGAGGCCGACTACAAAGGATTTGTGCTCCCTGATGCATTTGTGGTAGGATATGGCCTGGATTACGCGGAGAAATACCGCAATCTGCCGTTTATCGGGGTGCTGAAAGAAGCCGTATACTCCTGAGATTCCAATTGAGGTTCATCCGACATGTGCTTCTATTGTGATTGCCTGACAGACTATGGTACAATATTTGAAGCTCGTTTTTATCCTGTGGAAACAGTTCCAATATACATCAATGCGCCCTTTTCGAGAGGAGGTAGGGGATGAACCGATTCATCCGGAATACCGGATTTTACCTGTTAATTTTTCTGGTAGTTGTCGGTATTGTTCATTTTATCAGCAGTCAGAACGACCAGCAAAAGCCGCTTTCTTACACCGAATTTTTGTCACAGGTCGAAAGAAATAACGTACAATCGGTCACGGTCAAGTGGGACGGTTATACATATGAGATCTCCGGCGTGTTTGCGGCCAATCAGGAAACCTTCGAGGTTCGGGCCCCTGTAGTCGAGACGCTGTTCAGTTACTTGCAGGCCCAAGGCGTCGAGCTGAACATGGAGCCGATGGATACACAGAGTGGTTGGGTCACGTTCTTGACTTCGATCATTCCGTTTGTCATCATCTTTATCCTGTTCTTCTTCCTGTTGAACCAGGCACAGGGCGGCGGCGGCAAGGTGATGAATTTCGGCAAGAGCCGTGCGCGTCTATATAATGAAGAGAAGAAGCGGGTCACATTCGAGGACGTGGCTGGTGCGGATGAGGAGAAGCAGGAGCTTGTCGAGGTTGTGGAATTCCTGAAGGATCCGCGCAAATTTGCGGCTGTCGGAGCGCGCATACCGAAGGGCGTGCTGCTGAACGGTCCTCCAGGCACAGGTAAGACGTTGCTGGCACGGGCAGTGGCTGGCGAGGCAGGCGTACCTTTCTTCAGCATCAGCGGCTCGGATTTCGTTGAGATGTTCGTCGGTGTCGGCGCCTCTCGTGTCCGGGATTTGTTCGAGCAAGCGAAGAAGAACGCGCCATGTATTATCTTTATTGACGAGATTGATGCTGTCGGACGTCAGCGGGGCGCGGGACTGGGCGGCGGTCATGACGAGCGCGAACAAACGCTCAACCAGCTGCTGGTCGAGATGGACGGATTCAGTGCGAACGAAGGAATTATTATCGTAGCCGCAACGAACCGCCCGGATATTTTGGATCCGGCGTTGCTGCGTCCAGGCCGTTTTGACCGTCAAATTACCGTCGATCGTCCGGATGTGAAGGGACGCGAAGCGGTACTCAAGGTGCATGCGAAGAATAAGCCGCTTTCCAAGGATGTGCGGATGGATGTCCTGGCTCGGTATACAACCGGCTTTACCGGCGCTGATTTGGAAAATCTGCTGAATGAGGCCGCATTGATTGCGGCGCGCCGCAACAAGAAGGAGATCGGCATGGATGAGCTGGACGAGGCTTTCGACCGAGTGGTAGTCGGTACCCAGAAGAAGAGCCGCGTGATCAGCGAGCGCGAGAAGCGCACCGTGGCTTATCACGAAGCCGGCCATACGATCATCGGCTATCATGTGCGTCA is part of the Xylanibacillus composti genome and harbors:
- a CDS encoding ABC transporter substrate-binding protein — translated: MRRAKHVLITLLLSALYLAGCSSNGIEKDDITLRIWVEEVSQTHTQAFGELKAQYPNADVEFIHIRELVEQPVQIYENLEELYLDLNPDVVISNPVTFPLLASQGYLLNLESNMRQDGIVVEDMHPPVMEWIRDQGNGQVYGLTPYFDTEVLFYNKKLFDEFNISYPTGRMTWGGILDLIMRLPASNQGERLYGFYVGFEGDPASLLDRISRTNGLSYLDWENKKVTYEDPRWPEIYSLVSRVEQSGLLLQHSTIQEEGQQPADLFKQNKLAVMFGDYGTFEKLSYESDLAFGAVTQPVAEDDRSAGFLNLEEIYSVNANSTNKDAAWTFVRAVMNQSEPGKLPVAINAVAQHDERAAVFYELDYKREHAINFWEVPLAFSAEMNTLRRESLARILEGDPINEVLKQLESDGQAMLGSLSGIE
- a CDS encoding LacI family DNA-binding transcriptional regulator, whose protein sequence is MKKKEINSHQIARLAGVSRSTVSRVINNYSNVPAETREKVMKVIEQYNYFPDLSGQVLAGKKTRTIGLFMIEAGHVSGDMISNFLLANVVETASSQGYYVLTQIIRDSRDPEAIRSVKESFYQRRIDGGLFIGAANHEPMIEELIAEGFAVGLVDHLLPGRQEPNRIVYNFDNAGGIDQAIDYLANMNHRHIGVIKGDMKRHSGPDKFNGFLLAMKRRNLAIRPEWVLEGDFHQQAGYEAVERMLEGGGELPTAIFAANDSVAFGAIDALHKRGLRVPDDISLIGFDDHTLSARIQPSLTTIRVDFGEVMGGLTRALIAYIERGGDTFKRVTVGTKLIVRESCRQLST
- a CDS encoding VOC family protein gives rise to the protein MSQNVLGTNVITQIGILVNDIEKTSQAYAEFFGVEKPKWFWTDTVDVAQTEYMGKPSEARSKLAFFDMGSLQLELIEPDQHPSTWRDHLNAHGEGPHHIAFVIEGMKEKIAVMEAKGMKLIQKGEYTGGRYAYMDTFPQLKVMLELLENDK
- a CDS encoding SDR family oxidoreductase, giving the protein MNIFITGANRGLGFHLAALSLAQGHRVAAGVRNPAQPGEGLEKLAQQYPGDLLITALDVKDEATVQQAAAAVKEAFGHVDAVVNNAGILLARDQKLEELSLADTEETFQVNLFGPIRVVKHMLPLMTEEGEKAIVNISSEAGSFKNAYGGDYPYAVSKGALNLFSEHVRRYVKDRGIRVYAVHPGWIRTDMGGEKAPGDPTESAQGVLALIDGTNKAEGAGIFIDHRGEAMPG
- a CDS encoding ThuA domain-containing protein, coding for MKRVVAVTGDFYHQKAWADESLQRAAQPLIDAGEISLEFIDAEQLVATLQEKPDVAILFKENRINPQDEQVRIWMDAEAEEQIAKYVREGGAWLGWHAGLASYPEDGAYVDMLRGHFLSHPVEHQVVRYEAAEGAGIGDPQQPFSFLDEHYFVSVREAETEVFLRSSSVDGESIGGWRHAFGQGKVLCLTPAHLQDGLNHPAFTEVLRQSLSWCAKQ
- a CDS encoding vWA domain-containing protein; amino-acid sequence: MKQIILITDGCSNVGVDPAAAAAQAYEDGIVVNVIGVLDGGDLGERGAAEVERIAAAGGGMSRLVHAKDLARTVQMMTRQTVAHTIRQVVHTELSTIMGKDTDIAALPPDKRAQVVEVMDQLNEKASLQVALLIDASGSMRAKLPAAAEAVRDLMLSLQARRGKSELAVFHYPGSMERVAELDHGWSADLQGADKLFQKLNMKGTTPTGPAIIEVLKYMGAYQSAPAGLDDLEEQPLEAREGLFRDYMV
- a CDS encoding serine/threonine protein kinase, with translation MTIWSKQDNEQSASVRLLQNDARIRGIYNERTYRVERLLGEGANGRVYLVSAGRKRLAALKLGYDAASLQSEINLLSALNRKDKPYLLDADDAELGGLRYPFYVMPYIEGVRVTAFIAKRGRDWTYILLRQLLARLDELHRQGWAFGDVKPENILVSESGRATLVDYGGVSRFGDSVRQFTELYDRGYWNAGSRTAEASYDIFAVAALGLRLLAGYERFDARANRIPQNRCAEDLVTLARQTPACKPIAPFLEKAIQGRYDSADAALQEYRQLLLKWGGLKALEPLHLPWLTAAFISSFVAFVSVLWLVLN
- the tilS gene encoding tRNA lysidine(34) synthetase TilS — translated: MGQLLAQLRRTIEEENLLQAGERIVVAVSGGPDSAALLHALEALARTYQWQLAAAHVDHGFRGEESLSEADWVEAFAGQLGIPCFRTQLNMPGELKQHPGNAQDRARELRYAFLVETANQWRAGKIALGHHADDQAETVLMRLLRGSGSHGLAGMPIRRMEKNVELVRPLLRIYKAELVSYCREQGIDYRTDSSNSKRIYTRNAIRLDVLPALEDFSPGAAQSLNRTAMILGDEDAYLKQLTEELFAEMTTVESGFIRLSASRLAALHPALQRRLIHLILSYLSGGDDAVTFRHIEQVRHAVRQHAAPNARFELAGSIRLERDYDGLCFTTAQAKTPAAYEYEIHALPAVVQVAEAGIAMQLERITLESNEPRQALSGGGMEEAWLDAERLHMPLIVRCRKPGDRMRIQGLNGSKKVKDMFIDAKIPVSERETMPLVTDAEDRVLWIPGLRRSDVALVSDRTRSVVHIRISSII
- the hpt gene encoding hypoxanthine phosphoribosyltransferase — its product is MLNDIEEVLYSEEQIQAKVKELGEVISRDYEGRNPLVICVLKGAFMFLSDLVKRIEVPLEVDFMAVSSYGNSTKSSGVVKIIKDLDVTVEGRDVLIVEDIIDSGLTLSYLVDVLERRNALSVKIVTLFDKPARRTVGLEADYKGFVLPDAFVVGYGLDYAEKYRNLPFIGVLKEAVYS
- the ftsH gene encoding ATP-dependent zinc metalloprotease FtsH; protein product: MNRFIRNTGFYLLIFLVVVGIVHFISSQNDQQKPLSYTEFLSQVERNNVQSVTVKWDGYTYEISGVFAANQETFEVRAPVVETLFSYLQAQGVELNMEPMDTQSGWVTFLTSIIPFVIIFILFFFLLNQAQGGGGKVMNFGKSRARLYNEEKKRVTFEDVAGADEEKQELVEVVEFLKDPRKFAAVGARIPKGVLLNGPPGTGKTLLARAVAGEAGVPFFSISGSDFVEMFVGVGASRVRDLFEQAKKNAPCIIFIDEIDAVGRQRGAGLGGGHDEREQTLNQLLVEMDGFSANEGIIIVAATNRPDILDPALLRPGRFDRQITVDRPDVKGREAVLKVHAKNKPLSKDVRMDVLARYTTGFTGADLENLLNEAALIAARRNKKEIGMDELDEAFDRVVVGTQKKSRVISEREKRTVAYHEAGHTIIGYHVRHADVIHKVTIVPRGRAGGYAMMIPKDGEDRMLQTKSELLDRVTGLLGGRVSEELYIGEIGTGAYDDFRKATGIVRAMITEYGMSDKLGPMQFGQSQGQVFLGRDIGHEQNYSDQIAYEIDQEMQAMIRSCYEQAREILTKHEDQVHLIANKLLELETLEKDQITELLETGKLEENLRPRHKEKADQSSTGQQGDQPKVTIKEQDQKHDGNKLDFDRKPEEKADHADSASDNQQAADQEDAKPKDADESDDKEKK